The nucleotide window AACAATGCACCATTAAAGTGGTCGTATGGATTTTGTGAAAATCTCAGACGTGCTGGAACACTGCAATCCGTTTGATAATAGAATGTCTCCTGATGTCTGCTTTCGAACACCTAGTAAGTTCTGCATGCTTCCGGTTAAGCAACACACTTCTTTCCAAGCAGTTTCTATGAAATCATCTATGCAATCGTCTGTTGAAGCGGAGCCGGTTCCTAAGAGCATTAAATGCTCACTGTTTGATTACGTCGACCACATTCAACAATACAGCGACCGGTCTACGCATACAACTAACTTCAGAAAAGCACTTCCTCCCAGTGAATGACATACTTGGAGCTAGCTAAATCGCCACCCATAGCAGATGACGAGCTCGGGTTTCATCGAAAATCTGTAGTAACCCTAGTGTAACTTGGTGCCATAAATTTACTCCAGAACACTGTTTGCCATACCCCTCTGCGGCGATGAGTAATATGGTATGCTTCTTTGTCTGATGAATTACCATATGTAGCCGTGTGAGCTCCAGCATGACCTCAAGTGCTGCCGTTGGGCAAGTTCACATAACACCAAAGGCACAGACATACGATGCCCAAACAACTTTTCCATAAGTAACGATAGACCTCACGATCATGGTATAGAGCCCCCTACTGCTGCTTGGTTTACAACCGCAGGATATACCGGTCATGTGTGCCTTTGTAACAATGTTATTTCCACACGTCTATTCCACTGGAAGATGGAGATCTTAGGTATTAAGCCTTCTTAGATACCTCTAACTCCCTGGCACCAAGGGTTGGGATTCTCAAGCCTGATAGAGATCTTCTTTTTGTGAAGGGGATGATGGTTGTTTCCAACGGTTTGGTATTTAGTCCAACCGTATTGCACCATACCTTTGCAAGGCTTATGCCGCTTTGAATTATATCGCTGAGAGTATTCTCGAATTTGCCTGTTGCCATTATGACAAAATCGTCGGTGTATCCCTCACACCGAATCTCATTGTTCGTAGGCAGCCCAAGAATGTCATCTACTACGAGGCTCCATAGAAGCGGTGACAGTCCACCGCTCTATGCGCAAGTTCTCATAGCACCAAAACAAATCATATTCTTCCTCATAGTAATTTCAGCGATCGTAATGCGCAGTATACCTCTATCCATCTGCGCACTGTAGCGTGGGACGCACTGCTAGATGCACGACCGATTTCTTGAAATCGAATTCCAACTTTCAGCAGTAAGTTGATATAGAGCAGTGCTAATAGACCAACCTTTCTGTCACCTTTAACATGAAGAAAGTGAGAATAATAGGCCTGAAGTATTTAGCCAATGAATTGTCCTTCTTTCCTACCTACCTTGTGCTGAGaacattaattaattgttttatgttttctgcCTTTGTTTCCGAATTAACATcagcctaaaggtatgctacaAATATTACTTTGCAATCATATTAGCACAGAGTGTCCCAGCGTTTACTTACCttgataattaatattaaaaattgactGTCTCTAATTACTTATTAACGTTATATACGGTATTTTCATtagtttattgcatttttagCGAATGTGTATATTTCATTGTAACTcttcatttttatgaaataatttatgaattaCATTAGCATTGCcactacatatattttcttaagtttACTAAGTAATAAGCATTTGGTAAATAAGATTTCCGTAGATTTACGTATTTTTAAAGTTAGAGAAAACAATTGCAAAAGTTTCCAATTCGgtacaaaatttacaaattctttgctcaattTATTCGATTTAGCCGCAAGtgtgtttatttcttttatttttattttactttttaaatttttttttaaggtttgcaTCACTTTTATGCAATAAACCCTACAACAATGTTTACGTGTGTCAATGAAtacaatatatgtgtgtatttaaagttttacttttattgtgtaagtattttattttcaattaatgcaCAACATTTTGtcaagtatataatatttaaatacaattagtttatatttaaatgtttaagtgtgtgtgtgtgtatatttattgaagtGCAACGTTGGTACACGCTTAAAGCATTACTTTACTattgaaaatcatattttctttATGTGTGTTGGTAagcattgtacatatatgtatgtatgtacatatgtgaactGTTTTAAATATGCTCTACTGCATTTTTGTTCTTTCGTGCATAATTATTACCTtgctacatatttatttgtataagtttatgccatatctttatttttcggtatttttcaactttttattaacttatatttatGACTATTTCATTTCCCTTTTATGGTTCTCACGTGACTATCATTTCAGTAGTTGTATTTTAAGTGCTGACTCTATTCTTCTTTACACTTCCAGAAACTAGTAGAAAATAACACAATTCGAAAATGCTtgtattacaataacaaaaaagtagaACAACTCATTGaagatatcaaaaaaaaaaaaaaatttaaatttaatttgtaaaaagtTTAGCATTATTCTTCAAAGTTTATTtgcggttttttattttaaatactaaaaaatatagtaaaaaaatatagtaaatatagtatttattttttggttgaaattttaattttaaagcaacGAACGAGACTTGTTTCTGTACTCCGATTTAAGGCCCAAAATACAGTTCCACCTTGATTGAGAGCACTAAATGTGGCTGCCAGTTACcataaactataaaataaaatgtaacatattttttaaaattttgcatcaTTCGAACTTTCCGCAGCAACAAATAAAACGaaacaatttatgcaaattaaataatattttattatattatatttttcacacaatacaaATCAACtaaataataactaaattttataattaagagaaataaaaaataaaactataagtGAGCGTTTTCAAAAACTTGAAGCGTATTCAAAcatgatttaaataaaaattatacctAATATACTTGCATCGGTTCACATTGCAGCAGAACTATTTAAGAGTGTTATAAACAAAGcttaacaaaacaacaacaaataaaatgtttaagaaaataGTTTACTCGAAAAAAAAGCAGACACTAAATATTTCGGTTTTTcgtgtttttcttttaataaaatcttGTGTAATCCAGTTTTTGTTCTCTGATTTTAATGAACAGATTATTCTGTTAATCATTTTTacattacataaaaatttatgcaaaaaaaatcttCACAAAAACATTAagtcttccaaaaaaaaaaacaaataatgaaacGACAATTTGCAGGTTTCTTTTTAAAAtcattctttaaaatttttatcaaaataaaatttcaatttaaaaaccGAAAGCACATTACTGGACATTACTTGACGTTATTGAGATTgcgaattcatatttttttaagcgaCGGATGAGCGTACAGTATTTTGTAAAAGTATTTGACAAGTCGTAATATTTCGATTCGTAAAGGTTTCCTATTATTTCTTACATTTTCAAAACTGCTtagctttaaataaatatttagcgttgttttaatatatttttaaatttttttcgagcactcgaaataaaataatatttagcaatattTATCATTTAAACGGTAACGATTGGTTTAGTTAACAAAAAGTTAAAcgaaattattttaacataaataaacttaaataaaagcgatttttgctgtttttcaaCATAAAAGTAAACTTACTTTAAGATTGTCAGTTAAAAGTGCCTAACAGAAATCTTGTTTAAAAGTAGATTTGAGGTGCAGCTATTTCTAGACGACTTCACTTGGATAAACCgttatccattttttttaacattttaaagcGTACTCCTTGCGAGTGTAGGGACTAACATCTACATTTTTTTACTCGGAGTTtacacagaaaaaaatatatttatatatgtatattgtacttatgtacgtatataaTGTAAACAGacataccaacatacatacaagacATTTTCTTTGCCATaataagatattttaaaaaataaaaattatattaacagcTTTTACGAGTTTGCTTAgtaatttacatacttttttgtgattttaaaacTGAAAGCTTGCTGTGTTTAAGAGCTTATCAATCGGAAAACAAACTTCGTACTATCATACTAACTTCCAATATGCttgctttaattattaaattactttatttaaaaatacatagttaaaatgtgtaataaattaaattcggcTAATTAAAAGACTTAAAAAGTGGCTATCAAGCTCTCCATTACGACAGCACTTTCTCTAAGCAGCatgataaattattatttcctcTCAATTCAACTTATACCGACTTCAGACAGacgcatatacacatatatatctacatgaCTATAACTAAATAAGCAAATTGTGGCTCTATTACCAACGCACGATTGCCATACATTTTCTTCCTACTAATGTCAATACTTCAACTGTTGTACAGCTTTTTAACTTAGACTATAAGCTTATTGTTATTGCAAACGGCCAAAGCGCGCTGCCTTTCCCTTTTAAGTGCAAGCTCTTTATATGACACCCGATACGGTCTTCTCGTAGGGTGTGCCCAGCGTGTCGCGGCGACGCGGTAGCGTGCCACTGGCCGTCAAGGGCGCCGACTCGGGGCAACCTAAGCTCGTTAACAGCTCCACCAGCGCTGTTGTCTCTTCGACGCTGTACTGTGGCGCTGGTATGCCACCATTTGTTGCCGGCGCTGCCGCTGCGCCACTTGCTGTGGCACTGTTCGTCGcattgcttgttgttgtggtggtggCTGTGGTGGATGCGGTCGACGAACAGGAACTCGTATTGCTAGCAGTGCTCGAGTTTGTGTTCGTGTTGCTACCGTTCGCCGCGTTTGCGACCGCAGCTGCGGCGGCGGCAGCCTTCAGGGATTTCGCTGTTGCCAGCGATTGTGCTGCACGCGCATACGCCAAACAGGTGCGTCCCTCATGATCAGTATGCTTAATGTTGGCTCCGTTCTATATACAATAAGAAAGAGAGgttagacttttttatttttagataaaacacaaaatttgacttACCCAAATCAGCAGCTGCGCTATGGCCAGATTACCGATGGCACAAGCCAGCAGCAGTGGTGTCCGTACATCACGTGGACTCACGTTAGCATTGGTCACTTCACTGTTAGCAGTGGCGAGTATCAAGACAATAGACTTGATGTCCGATCTGAATTTGAGAGTAAAAGGAAGATATTAGACAAAAGGTATATATTGGCGAATGTTTTAAGTGTTGTTATTGTGATGTTATACCATGTTCTGACCAACAATTTGAAGCGAATGTATTACCCTAAATTTATTCACTTATCTAGACTGTTCTCACTGCCTTTGGACtgtttttgatattaaataatttatatcttttaatatttgtttaaaaaaaaaacgacgtAACgtcatattttgttataaaagtaATCTGGATTTAATATTTCCCATTTAGCGGAAGTAATGGACGTGTTTCTTTTATTTGGTAAGTCGATTGTCAATTGAATTCTGATGCATTGCATTtaattcatttgtttgtttacattttttctatttgaAGTGCCTAAATCAGCCGTGTGATTTTATCCCTACCGACAACAGAGGCGCTAAATCAGAGTCGTATGAGGACACTTGTAATAGCTTAGCTTCAAAACCCTCGTTGCAGAGATTAACAAGtgtaatttttgtatggcgaaatcttgctAAATCTAATGATGATCTACTCAACAGCCTAAATCTTGTGATTAAGCGTCCGCCGAAACATGATATTACGTACTATGTCACCGATGTATTAGGTAATAAAAATGTCTGTTTCACTCACCTGATCACCGCTTCTATTAATTGCTGTCCCGGCGTTGTATTTGTATTAGCATTGGATTGTGCTAAAAACTCTTTGGATTCATATTTGCTCCTTATCCACGCTTCCTTCTCCTCACGTGTGGAATTGGGCCTAGGTTTGGTGCGTTGCCGCGTATTCGCCTCCCACACCGAATTCGCCAAACTATTGCCTATGGCCAGCATTACACTGAGATGACCGGCtctgtaaaattaaaatgtttgtttaaataTACAGTTACTTTCCATTGACATGATCTTTAAAAAGTCTATACTTACGGCCAATCATCTAAGCCCAGCGAACGCACTTTGGAAATATGTGAACCCAAATTACGATGAATGCCCGAACATTCGATACACATGAGTACACCCAGATTTAAGCTAGCCCATTCCGGATCtgaaatatttggttttgcattAATATTACACATTtctaaacaattaaaattccagCAATTTCTGGTATATTTCACTTACTCGGCGCATCGCAGTCCACACAAAAGCCATTGCCCGGTACACGCGTGCGTATCGCCACCATTGAGGCCAGCTCACTTGTGGTTGCCGGTTTGGTTTTCGTGCTTTCGATACCCTGAAGGCTTTTGAAGATCTCCTGCTCAATAGCAGCCACCCATTCGTCACGATCCTCAGAGCTAGCTGCTTCAAAGTGCCACTGCTTGGAGTCGAGCGATACGATGAAAAACTCATAAATATCCGAATCGTCCACTTCATTTGACTTAACGCTGCTGCTCTTCATACGGCGATGGCGTTTCTTTACATTTGGTGTTTGAGATTCTAATTTGTTTGCCGCATTGACAGCGAGCAATTcgcgttgctgctgctgcagctgttGTTGGCTATCACTGCCGGCAATAAACGTCTGTGAGTTGGAGTTGGACATGGCTATGCCCTCATCACCACTGGTCTGTTGCGAAGAATTCGATTTCACCGGTTCGCGTAGCGTGTCGAAAGCGGTGAGCAACACCTTTTCGGTCACCTTTTTTTCCTTGTTATCCTTGACAATCGACAGACAGCCGATGCCTTCGCTCAAGCCGTTTTGACCATGGCCGCGTCCATTCGAGTGCATTGAGGTTGTGAGCGCGCTGTTGGTGATGATCGATTTCGAACCGCGCGGTTTTTGTCCCGGTACCTTTACAGTTACGTACTGTAACGGTATTTCCTTACCATGCACATCGTCCATGTAATCGTGCAGCGATGGATGATATGTGAGCCGTCCATCATTACAGAGCGTCACATATTTCTTCTTCCATTCCTTGTTCAACGATTTGCTGGAGCGTTTGTAGAGGTAACCCTGTTTGATTGGTATGGATCGTCCGCTACCCaattcgccatttttcaaatCCTTCTCGCCCTTCTTCGAGGAGGAGGGAATGAAGAGATTTGAACGCCGTCGACTTTTGCGACTTGTTGTAGGCGTAGATGTGGGTGTCGGCAGATCCTTACCACcgccgctgccgccgccgccaccactgCCATTATCCCTATTCTCGCGCAACGGCACCAAACTCAAAGGTGGCAAACTTTCAGCTGTTTGATGGCtcgattgctgttgttgttgttgctgctgctgctgttggtgaTGTGTGGGTGTGAATTTGGTGATGTTATTGTTTTCGTTTGTGAGCATCGTTAATTCACGATCACGTTGTTGCTGCTCTTTTTGCTGTTGCCACGCCTTCTGACTGGGCGGCAAGCTCTGCTGCTGCTCGGTGTGCATGAAATCGGCGCTCATGCGCATCGGTATGTGATGTGACGATGTGGACAGCGCGTGATGGCGGTGTGGCAGCGATAAATTACTGGTGGACACGGCACCCTGCACCGACGAAGTAGATGCAGAGAAGCCATTTGCATTCGCGCCATGATTGTTGGAGTTGTGGTGATAGGAGGCGATGCCGAGGCGTGTGCCTTGCGGCGTTGTGGGTCGGGAGTTGACGGTGGGAGGTAGGGGAATGCGCTGCTGAAGGATCTTCTGACAAGCTATGGAGGAAggggaaatttattttattagaaattatgTAGGTTAGTATGAGTGAAAAAAgaagttaaatatttgaagCCAACTTGGTAAAGTTGGTGGAAAGCATAGAGTACCTAAAATTGTACAAGAAATTTATGAAGAAACTTACCGTCCTGAAACACTCTTTCAACATTGAGACCATATGTGGCGCACGTTTCGTAGTATGAGCAACGCTTCAGGTCGTTTGCCAGCTTTCTCGCGCGAGAGTCATCGATCACACGTGGGTTGCGCTCACTAATTGCGTCTATGGAGTATAaaagaatcaataaaaattaaatttaaaaaataaaacgcttcaaattcaatttaacaAAACGCGGCGATAAAGTCAAGCATGTGTGAGTGCACTTGTGCATACAAAGCCGATCAAAACACTTACCCTGTGTGCCAACTAAAATCATTGGCAAATCCTGACCATTGCGAAAATGCGCCATTTTATTGTAGTAATTGTAGATTGTGTTGAAACTGCTCTCGTTCTCGAGACTAAAGACGAAAATCACAGCGTCAACCCAAGCGGCAAACTGCAAGAACACAGAAAAAGGGTTGAATTTAGTAATTTGGGCACTGAGCAGTTAAAAGAAATTGCATCACAATGCAGCACTAAATAATAAGTTATGGTATGAATAAGTataatgtataataaataagtatgtgAAGCATAAAAACGTCTACACAATTTGTATGAGGCAATAAATAACTGCTAAAGCGTAGAAGAGTAGAGGAATATTTAAATCCAAAATCCAACAAAATACAGAAGAAAATCATACTCCTTAACACACTCTGAGCGCCAGAATATGCTAAAGCATGCGCTGCCAAATCACAACAACTGCTCGCCTATGTAAGCCCTTGACTTTGCTATGCCTAAGTAAAGGTTAAGTAACCAAGGTACCAGCCAGCGacaacaaagcaaacaaaaaactcaCTTACAAACTAAATGTGAGcgcaaacaatacaaataaataatatttatgtaccgttatacatatgtatgtagaggaGTATAGAAGTGTTGACGGCTGCACTGCGGTGCttgaaaaaacaaaagcttCGAGTGGAGTAGGCGCTAAGGCTACGGTAGGCGCATAAGCGCTCTAGAAGTTGAGGTTCGAAAAGAAGAAAGgcatatttcttatatttcttACGTGTGCGACTGGACAGCGCAGTgatattttttgaagctttaaatgtatgagcttgcagacacacacacaggcTTCGAGCATAGCAAACAAAGCGCATGAAGCACCAATTGGCGCGCTTTACATGCATGCTTAATGAAGTGGGAGTCAACGAGGTGTAGCATAGTTTTGGGGGCAAGTAGCAACTTCACTTTTGTGTGTATTGTAGAAAACTGTATTCATATGAGGGAAATTGAGAACGAAgcactttttaaattaacattttttggtttaaagtttatttaaaataaatgatgatttaaaattttgtatatttttacagGCAAATAAATGTACCAAAGTGTCCTGTAGTTTGAAGGCTGTCAGCAAGCAAGCTGAGGCAAAGGATAATGAACTTACAAAAGTTCGCTAAAATATCGTACTTGCTGCTACAAATACCTATatacctatatgtatatatgtataaagtaaaatcagcgtatatacatatgtatgtatgtctatacatCGTCAgctaaatgtaaaataacgtaacatcacttttcataagtttgtaTGCGAAGCAGAAACGGTATAATAGGAAccactaatattgaaaaaaaattgagttttggttataaaatgattataaactggttataatattggttataaattagTCATtaattggttatatctgagagcgaagtttaaaagttttagcaaaatatatataataagatGTAGTGAATCATAAGCAATAAAAgcttaatttccatttttttgaagatacgttgttttgcattttatgtgattatatgtatatacaaacttcaagtaaagaaaaatgcacACTTGGAGTTATGTGTATATTTGGACTTGAGTGTGTTTCTctgcatatttgcatttgtcTGACTATGCTACGCTGCATGCAGCGCATTGAAGTGGCAAATAACTGGCTGCAACAGCTTTGTTGCATATATGTGtctattgctgctgctgttgtcgtAGATGAAGGCTACAGTGTTATGCTGTTGctacttcatatacatatgtacatatgtatgtatgtataataattgcTGTTGCAGAAGCTGTTTGTGGCAGTTGGGTGAATGCTACTGCACAGTGCGCAGGATTATAAAACATTAGCAGCCCCAAAGTGCAACTCTCCTCAAAGGTGTGCGTGAAGGTGGCAATCAGCTTGCAACCTGTGTACTTCCGCTGGTTGAGAGGGTGTTTTTGTAGAGTTTCATGCCACAAGCGGAGTAATACACACAATACGCGCTCAGAGAACAAGCTACTGcaacaaattacatacatatatagaaaatatatgcaTAGCTGTGTGTGTATGCGGGCTGCTGTGGGCCGGAGAACGACTTTGGTCAACACACACAGCGTCTGCTTTTCAACAAATACGCTACAAGCggcttaaataataaaagtagcTTACCCTTTTTGCAATTGAAgcgttgaaattttcaaaaaaatcgttttatttaagactttttttcaatttaaaccatGTGGCGCCTTAAAGTATGCCTTTAACAGTGTTTACAatacacaaacaataaaaacaacttcTAACACAATTTTCTAGGCTAAGCTCGCTTTCGCATCCGTCTTACTTGCCAGCTAACACAACACTAACTCGCCGAGCAGCCAGTGAACCAGGAAGGCAGGCAAACAGTCAGCCGGCAACAGCATATACTCCAGGATTCATATTTGAAgcacaccaacaccaacataCACTCACCCATAAAGAGTAAAAGCTTGCGCTTCGGTCTCTGTCTCTGTCTCAGTTTCAGTTACTGTTGATGTttctattgctgttgtttttattgttattgtgtgCATTTGTAGGCAAATAAAATAGGAAAAATCGCTGGCACTGCAAAGTATCGACTACCCGGGAGACGAAGAGGAGAGTGGGTGTGCGCTGCTGTGCCGTGGTGGTCGGGGaaaatccattttttgtttgtgcCAAAACACCAGACGTCGACGACGGCGACGGCAACAAATATGAATGGTTATGTTGGCGACGGCggcggcaaaacgcaaaagttCGGCAAGCATGGCAAGCGGAGCGGTGGTGGTGGCACAACCACGTACACTGGTGTTGGGGTGGTGGTGGTGCTGTTGATTATGGGCCTCTGTGGATGGTAATGATGTCCTCGAGCGACGCGCTGGCGACACAGCAAATGACTGATGACTACATATCCTCGcgtgtacacacacatacatgcatatgtatggcTGTGTGTAGTTTTGCTTCGGTATACTATATGTCATGCATAAATTGTTGGCacgaaatatttaattgtattgcttttattttcgcTGTTCAAATGGTTACATCGCCGAAGCGGAAGCGTGCACGACACAAACTCTGTCATCGGAAGGCACACACAACGGGCTGCAGCTACTGCGGGTGGGTGGGGTAGGTGGTGGCAGTGTTTGTGTTTATGCAACAACAGCATAACAGCATATGAAGCAGTAATAGGAAAAGTGAATTTGTTGAGCTGCTTACAGCACAGTGTTTTAAAGCGTAACTTTTTCTGCCCTCGGCGCTTGATAAACCGCCGCACGTCAGTGTAAGCGCACGATGTTGTGATTTTTGAACTCTCTCAATTCAATTCCGACCCATGCAATGGTTGAAATATGGCAAATGTATTCatacatttttctttcaattcacCAGTACACGGTGAAAATTCGGATAAACTGTCATAAGATCTGATAGTTTAgtataagaaaatctattatcatagtttttttttcgatttatgcCAAATATGCAGCGTTTTATTCGATAACTTATTGCCATTTGTAAGGTAATTTCATAATGCCACTGTCATAGAAATCCTAGCCCCTATTGGCAAAAAATTGGAacagtcgattttcacaagcttctcttgaggcgaagttttcaccagcaaaatcattcgCCTTAAACAGGAAtaggtagtaatcacttggtaTAAGAGCTGGATTATGCCGTGGATGCATAAGTACCTCTCCACTAAGCTCCGGGAGCTTCTAGCGAGCCACCGTTGAGCTGTATGGACTCTTattgtcctgatggaacacaATTCCTCTCCTATTGCCCAAAGCTGTCCACTTCTGGGATATTGCTTCGTCAGACGGTCCAATTGCTGATAGTACAGGTTCCTATTAAGATTCTGGGATATGGCTTTTTTCAGTCCGACCAATTGCTGACAGTCCAGGTTCCAATTAAGAGCTTACATGTAAGAAAGTAGTATATGATTCCCTGCCAATCTCCCCAAACAGATCGATCTTGGTTTGAGCCGCCTAATAACGATTTATAAGGCCTGAAGTTGTCCCGATGGTAcacaattatttttctatagGCAAAAGCAGACCATTTTTGGATGGTTGCTTCTTTAAGATGGTTCAATTGTTGACGGTAAAAATCCGAATTTAGAGTTGTCGGTGGGAGAACAGTTCGTATTAGACGATTCCGTGCcatatttacgaaaaaatgatGAGGGGTTTTTTCCGTCAACACGTGTGACAATCATGTGCCGAGCTTTTTCTTGCAGCCAGCGTTATTTAAAGGGTTCCAAATGGTTTTTTTGTGATGTTTAACTCATAGGTAATCGATACTGTGCTTACATGATAGTCGGATTCGacgattttcattatttaatagACATTTTTGACAATTGGCTTTGGATGTTTTGGTGAATCTTTGATATTAAAATCATCGGAACGGAAACGACGAAACCAAAATACCCCGTTATTGTGGGTACAGTACCAGCACCATAAAGACTGTTCACATTTTTAAACATCTAGTTTGCATTTTCGTCTTTATTTGTTTGCTGGTGTTCATCTTTACCGAGAGCTCTAACAATACAGCTCTACTAAATTTTATCTTTCTAACactatatgtatacaagtagaATAACTCGATCGTAAAGTGcgattaaaagacagcggctattctggctaggtcatattatCCGAATGGacgcaaaggaagaggaagatctccactccgttggaaagaccaggtggagaaggaccacACTACGCTTCGAAgtgctgttaactcggctataaccgcgtaagcggtgtctatgccagtaaagaaaaagcaGAAGAATACTCAAACTATTCTTGTTCAAACTATTTTAAATGAGGCAAAAATAACCAAACTTAAAGGAAATTCAGTTTATTAACCTTACGTGCTTATCAAGGATCTAAGCGCAGGTGGTTTGATGTGCACAAAAGAGAATAGAAATAGTGCAGCGGTAGGCAACTTATATGTACTAAT belongs to Bactrocera dorsalis isolate Fly_Bdor chromosome 1, ASM2337382v1, whole genome shotgun sequence and includes:
- the LOC105232275 gene encoding centaurin-gamma-1A isoform X2, coding for MLAVKNFFLPERTAAAKPPETPQRFSRMPEAFLRSIRRRSLRVKRAKSLVVPDREKRKSDSFVNSQEWTISRSVPDLRLGIVGSLNSGKSALVHRYLTGSYMQEESPEGGRFKKEVFIDGQSYLLLIRDEGGPPEMQFAAWVDAVIFVFSLENESSFNTIYNYYNKMAHFRNGQDLPMILVGTQDAISERNPRVIDDSRARKLANDLKRCSYYETCATYGLNVERVFQDACQKILQQRIPLPPTVNSRPTTPQGTRLGIASYHHNSNNHGANANGFSASTSSVQGAVSTSNLSLPHRHHALSTSSHHIPMRMSADFMHTEQQQSLPPSQKAWQQQKEQQQRDRELTMLTNENNNITKFTPTHHQQQQQQQQQQQSSHQTAESLPPLSLVPLRENRDNGSGGGGGSGGGKDLPTPTSTPTTSRKSRRRSNLFIPSSSKKGEKDLKNGELGSGRSIPIKQGYLYKRSSKSLNKEWKKKYVTLCNDGRLTYHPSLHDYMDDVHGKEIPLQYVTVKVPGQKPRGSKSIITNSALTTSMHSNGRGHGQNGLSEGIGCLSIVKDNKEKKVTEKVLLTAFDTLREPVKSNSSQQTSGDEGIAMSNSNSQTFIAGSDSQQQLQQQQRELLAVNAANKLESQTPNVKKRHRRMKSSSVKSNEVDDSDIYEFFIVSLDSKQWHFEAASSEDRDEWVAAIEQEIFKSLQGIESTKTKPATTSELASMVAIRTRVPGNGFCVDCDAPNPEWASLNLGVLMCIECSGIHRNLGSHISKVRSLGLDDWPAGHLSVMLAIGNSLANSVWEANTRQRTKPRPNSTREEKEAWIRSKYESKEFLAQSNANTNTTPGQQLIEAVIRSDIKSIVLILATANSEVTNANVSPRDVRTPLLLACAIGNLAIAQLLIWNGANIKHTDHEGRTCLAYARAAQSLATAKSLKAAAAAAAVANAANGSNTNTNSSTASNTSSCSSTASTTATTTTTSNATNSATASGAAAAPATNGGIPAPQYSVEETTALVELLTSLGCPESAPLTASGTLPRRRDTLGTPYEKTVSGVI
- the LOC105232275 gene encoding centaurin-gamma-1A isoform X1, with protein sequence MNNYQHQTPPPVTRHHHHHLPPPPPLPHHHPALLPQSQPPLPMLPSQQQHGVQQQQQPQPLISNSLAIRQEIQRFESVHPSIYAIYDLIDLLPIADAQIAQQIRDHVVCIEDSFVNSQEWTISRSVPDLRLGIVGSLNSGKSALVHRYLTGSYMQEESPEGGRFKKEVFIDGQSYLLLIRDEGGPPEMQFAAWVDAVIFVFSLENESSFNTIYNYYNKMAHFRNGQDLPMILVGTQDAISERNPRVIDDSRARKLANDLKRCSYYETCATYGLNVERVFQDACQKILQQRIPLPPTVNSRPTTPQGTRLGIASYHHNSNNHGANANGFSASTSSVQGAVSTSNLSLPHRHHALSTSSHHIPMRMSADFMHTEQQQSLPPSQKAWQQQKEQQQRDRELTMLTNENNNITKFTPTHHQQQQQQQQQQQSSHQTAESLPPLSLVPLRENRDNGSGGGGGSGGGKDLPTPTSTPTTSRKSRRRSNLFIPSSSKKGEKDLKNGELGSGRSIPIKQGYLYKRSSKSLNKEWKKKYVTLCNDGRLTYHPSLHDYMDDVHGKEIPLQYVTVKVPGQKPRGSKSIITNSALTTSMHSNGRGHGQNGLSEGIGCLSIVKDNKEKKVTEKVLLTAFDTLREPVKSNSSQQTSGDEGIAMSNSNSQTFIAGSDSQQQLQQQQRELLAVNAANKLESQTPNVKKRHRRMKSSSVKSNEVDDSDIYEFFIVSLDSKQWHFEAASSEDRDEWVAAIEQEIFKSLQGIESTKTKPATTSELASMVAIRTRVPGNGFCVDCDAPNPEWASLNLGVLMCIECSGIHRNLGSHISKVRSLGLDDWPAGHLSVMLAIGNSLANSVWEANTRQRTKPRPNSTREEKEAWIRSKYESKEFLAQSNANTNTTPGQQLIEAVIRSDIKSIVLILATANSEVTNANVSPRDVRTPLLLACAIGNLAIAQLLIWNGANIKHTDHEGRTCLAYARAAQSLATAKSLKAAAAAAAVANAANGSNTNTNSSTASNTSSCSSTASTTATTTTTSNATNSATASGAAAAPATNGGIPAPQYSVEETTALVELLTSLGCPESAPLTASGTLPRRRDTLGTPYEKTVSGVI